One window from the genome of Thermaerobacter marianensis DSM 12885 encodes:
- a CDS encoding O-antigen ligase family protein: MLQALRQAYAQSLVAMLAARAARIGRAMLEGSLLWRWLTAPLPAPADPWGASALGRRIGAARDRLAAGWARLDRHGRVPDLAGRAATWGIAVIAFLVALVPFRRQVGPVPVTIEVLLIPLVAAAWLVHWALRPSPPPIGGEEGAETRSRTGLPVTAFDLPFALYLAILALSLINARSLLEGLQTLARQASFFVLFYMAVDLLRGRRRAAAWVVDAMLAGGLLVALIGVVQYALGIGLTVSGLTGAGAGAIRGRIGSTQENPNFLSEYLILLIPVAMARLLATWRPEPADRQDPADEPVANTARNRTRRRSRAVWRRAFYVATLLAMLAAEFLTYTRGGWLGLAVAVAVFVLLVDARYLAAVAAVGVTAVFLVPGMLERLTGLLDFSEGSGAFRLNLYRVALVMWSRSPWLGVGAGNYLAYYPDVIRDYPLLDQRFVTYSSHNAFLTVAAETGVLGLAVFLVIVVLALRVAFSGWRHGLRAGDRLLFLGGGCGMIAFLVQSLSNITFFHPRVVLYYWLLLAVLVALLPAVQPSAPAPSARVARAGVVGAGESRWDGPRPGGRIGDR; the protein is encoded by the coding sequence TTGCTGCAGGCTCTCCGCCAAGCGTATGCCCAAAGCCTGGTGGCGATGCTCGCCGCCCGGGCCGCCCGGATCGGGCGGGCGATGCTCGAAGGGAGCCTGCTTTGGCGCTGGCTGACCGCGCCGCTGCCCGCTCCCGCCGATCCATGGGGTGCCTCCGCCCTGGGCCGGCGGATCGGGGCCGCCCGCGACCGGCTGGCCGCCGGATGGGCGCGGCTGGATCGGCACGGGCGCGTACCCGACCTGGCGGGCCGGGCCGCGACCTGGGGCATCGCGGTCATCGCCTTCCTGGTTGCGCTGGTCCCCTTCCGGCGCCAGGTCGGGCCCGTTCCGGTGACCATCGAGGTGCTGCTGATTCCGCTGGTGGCGGCGGCGTGGCTCGTCCACTGGGCGCTGCGTCCCTCCCCGCCTCCCATCGGGGGTGAGGAGGGGGCGGAGACCCGCTCCCGAACGGGCCTCCCGGTCACGGCCTTCGACCTGCCCTTCGCCCTGTACCTGGCGATCCTGGCCCTGTCGCTGATCAACGCTCGATCGCTGCTGGAGGGCCTGCAGACCCTGGCGCGGCAGGCGTCCTTCTTCGTCCTGTTCTACATGGCGGTCGACCTGTTGCGCGGCCGGCGGCGGGCGGCCGCCTGGGTGGTCGACGCCATGCTCGCCGGCGGCCTGCTGGTGGCGCTGATCGGGGTGGTCCAGTACGCCCTCGGCATCGGCCTGACGGTGTCGGGCCTCACGGGCGCGGGAGCCGGTGCCATCCGCGGCCGCATCGGCTCGACCCAGGAGAACCCCAACTTCCTCTCCGAGTACCTGATCCTGCTGATCCCGGTGGCGATGGCCCGGCTGCTGGCCACGTGGCGCCCGGAACCGGCCGACCGCCAGGATCCGGCGGACGAACCGGTTGCGAACACGGCCCGCAACCGGACCCGGCGCCGGTCCCGCGCCGTGTGGCGGCGCGCCTTCTATGTGGCGACGCTGCTGGCGATGCTGGCCGCGGAGTTCCTCACCTACACCCGCGGCGGGTGGCTGGGGCTGGCGGTGGCGGTGGCCGTGTTCGTCCTGCTGGTCGACGCCCGCTACCTGGCGGCGGTGGCGGCGGTGGGGGTGACGGCGGTGTTCCTGGTCCCGGGGATGCTGGAGCGCCTGACGGGGCTGCTCGACTTCTCCGAGGGGTCGGGAGCCTTCCGCCTCAACCTGTACCGGGTCGCCCTGGTGATGTGGAGCCGCTCGCCGTGGCTCGGCGTCGGGGCGGGCAACTACCTCGCCTACTACCCCGACGTGATCCGTGACTACCCGTTGCTCGACCAGCGCTTCGTCACCTATTCGTCCCATAACGCCTTCCTGACCGTGGCCGCCGAGACCGGCGTGCTGGGGCTGGCGGTGTTCCTGGTGATCGTGGTGCTGGCCCTGCGGGTGGCCTTCTCCGGCTGGCGGCACGGGCTGCGGGCGGGGGACCGCCTGCTCTTCCTGGGCGGCGGCTGTGGTATGATTGCGTTCCTGGTGCAGAGCCTATCCAACATCACCTTCTTCCACCCGCGGGTCGTCCTCTACTACTGGCTCCTCCTGGCGGTGCTGGTCGCCTTGCTGCCTGCGGTGCAGCCGTCTGCGCCGGCGCCGTCTGCCCGCGTCGCCCGTGCCGGCGTCGTCGGGGCCGGAGAGAGCCGCTGGGACGGTCCGCGCCCGGGGGGCCGGATCGGCGACCGATGA
- a CDS encoding glycosyltransferase family 4 protein: MADGLKNLLMVACYFPPIGGGGVQRALKMAKYLPQFGWRPLVLALDPVWHVSLDPTLLEELPPEVVVHRVREWRPRVLAGPVGPARAAVTATGTGPEGTPSQEHGAALAGWPSGRWSAAGWRRRFVQWMKRARMYVLIPDDRILWYVPAVREGRRMLARYGARALLSTSGPYTDHLVGLALRRHSGLPWVADFRDPWTQNLHRSGIAWREALEERMERAVMREADVVLTVTRSFADGFRSKYGDVIRRLEVIHNGFDAADFAGIVPERVEGRCTFVYTGIFYRERNPRPLLRAVRRLIDRGAVDRRRLRLRFAGVFDYPGYTENADAVRELELGDVVEVLGHVPHRRAVALLKGADVLLLINDVDPAFGGAFIPGKLFEYMAAQRPILALSVPGEAASVVERFGLGEVVPPEDDAAIEAAVLRFYRRWERGELAGPQPLPPEAHRRYERREQARALAELLDELVEARGRAAAGAGR, translated from the coding sequence ATGGCTGACGGTTTGAAGAACTTGCTGATGGTCGCCTGCTACTTCCCGCCCATCGGTGGCGGCGGCGTGCAGCGGGCCCTGAAGATGGCCAAGTATCTGCCCCAGTTCGGCTGGCGGCCGCTGGTGCTGGCCCTCGATCCCGTCTGGCACGTCTCCCTGGACCCGACCCTGCTGGAGGAACTCCCGCCCGAGGTGGTGGTCCACCGGGTGCGGGAGTGGCGGCCCCGGGTTCTGGCCGGCCCGGTAGGGCCGGCGCGGGCGGCGGTGACGGCGACGGGGACGGGACCCGAGGGCACGCCGTCCCAGGAGCACGGGGCGGCGCTGGCAGGATGGCCGTCCGGCCGGTGGAGCGCGGCCGGCTGGCGGCGCCGGTTCGTCCAGTGGATGAAGCGGGCGCGGATGTACGTGCTGATCCCCGACGACCGCATCCTCTGGTACGTGCCGGCGGTGCGGGAGGGCCGGCGGATGCTGGCCCGGTACGGCGCCCGGGCGCTGCTCTCGACCTCGGGCCCGTACACCGACCACCTGGTCGGCCTGGCCCTGCGGCGGCACAGTGGGCTTCCCTGGGTGGCCGACTTCCGGGATCCGTGGACGCAGAACCTGCACCGCAGCGGCATCGCCTGGCGGGAGGCGCTGGAGGAGCGCATGGAGCGGGCGGTGATGCGCGAGGCCGACGTGGTCCTGACCGTCACCCGGTCCTTCGCCGATGGGTTCCGGTCCAAGTACGGGGACGTGATCCGGCGGCTGGAGGTGATCCATAACGGGTTCGATGCGGCCGACTTCGCCGGCATCGTGCCGGAGCGGGTGGAGGGGCGCTGCACGTTCGTGTACACCGGGATCTTCTATCGGGAGCGCAACCCGCGCCCCCTGCTGCGCGCCGTGCGGCGCCTGATCGACCGCGGCGCCGTCGACCGCAGGCGGCTGCGCCTGCGCTTCGCGGGGGTCTTCGACTACCCCGGCTACACCGAGAACGCCGACGCCGTGCGGGAGCTGGAGTTGGGCGACGTCGTCGAGGTGTTGGGTCACGTCCCCCATCGCCGGGCGGTGGCGCTTCTCAAGGGGGCCGACGTGCTGCTTTTGATCAACGACGTCGACCCGGCCTTCGGCGGGGCCTTCATCCCCGGCAAGCTCTTCGAGTACATGGCCGCCCAGCGCCCCATCCTCGCCCTGAGCGTGCCGGGCGAGGCGGCGTCCGTGGTCGAGCGCTTCGGGCTAGGGGAGGTGGTTCCCCCCGAGGACGATGCCGCCATCGAGGCGGCGGTACTCCGGTTCTACCGGCGGTGGGAGCGCGGCGAGCTGGCCGGGCCGCAGCCGTTGCCTCCCGAGGCGCACCGGCGCTACGAGCGGCGGGAGCAGGCGCGGGCGCTGGCGGAGCTGCTGGACGAGCTGGTGGAAGCCCGGGGGAGGGCTGCGGCGGGGGCGGGCCGCTGA